One Defluviitoga tunisiensis genomic window carries:
- a CDS encoding DeoR/GlpR family DNA-binding transcription regulator: MNKIMRQDKILEILQNRNSVNLDDLAKELKVSMVTIRRDVAELYERGLIEKFYGGIRKRNHFTEALFFERVKINQDKKEKIAELALRFISRDSTVFLDASSTCYLLARKLAERYEFLNIVTNNLYTALALAENTTHNIIVIGGTLDNKNGVTMGVIPENMMKEIRVEKAFFSCSAFSVDEGAFENLPQSASIKKIVGENCDEIYMLVDSSKFDKRSIMKTFSIEEIDKFVSDSFDEKIYKVFKDNFIYQ; this comes from the coding sequence TTGAACAAAATTATGAGGCAAGATAAAATATTAGAAATTTTACAAAATAGGAATTCTGTTAATTTGGATGATTTAGCAAAAGAACTGAAAGTATCAATGGTGACAATTAGGCGAGATGTTGCAGAGTTATATGAAAGGGGATTAATAGAAAAGTTTTACGGCGGTATAAGAAAAAGGAATCATTTTACTGAAGCATTATTTTTTGAAAGAGTGAAAATTAATCAAGATAAAAAAGAAAAGATTGCAGAATTAGCATTGAGGTTTATAAGTAGAGATAGTACTGTTTTTCTGGATGCAAGTAGCACTTGTTATCTTTTAGCTAGAAAGTTAGCAGAAAGATATGAGTTTTTAAATATAGTTACTAACAACTTATATACAGCCTTAGCACTTGCAGAAAACACGACTCATAATATAATAGTAATTGGTGGAACGTTAGATAACAAAAATGGGGTTACTATGGGAGTTATTCCAGAAAATATGATGAAGGAGATACGAGTAGAAAAAGCATTTTTCTCTTGTAGTGCATTTTCTGTGGATGAAGGAGCTTTTGAAAATCTACCACAAAGTGCTAGCATAAAGAAAATAGTTGGTGAAAATTGTGATGAAATATATATGCTAGTTGATAGTTCAAAATTTGATAAAAGATCGATCATGAAAACTTTCAGTATAGAAGAAATAGATAAGTTTGTTTCTGATTCATTTGATGAAAAGATATATAAAGTTTTCAAAGATAATTTTATATATCAATAA
- a CDS encoding peroxiredoxin, with protein MKYFRLEEGDRLPTFSLKDANGELININDFLGKWLVIYFYPKDGSKGCLLEALDFSNKLSEFKKYNCEIIGISPDSEESHKKFIEKNDLKILLLSDPDHVVLEKLGVWQLKKMYGREHWGVIRTTILVDPDGFVRKIWENVKVKDHASNVLHSLIELIRSNK; from the coding sequence ATGAAATATTTTAGGTTAGAGGAAGGAGATAGACTACCAACATTTTCCTTGAAAGATGCAAACGGTGAATTAATAAATATCAATGATTTCTTAGGCAAATGGCTTGTAATATATTTCTATCCAAAAGATGGCTCTAAAGGTTGCTTATTGGAAGCACTTGATTTTTCTAATAAGCTTTCTGAATTTAAAAAATATAACTGTGAAATTATAGGAATTAGTCCTGACTCTGAAGAATCTCATAAAAAATTTATAGAAAAAAATGATTTAAAAATTCTTCTTCTTAGTGACCCTGATCATGTTGTTCTAGAAAAGTTAGGTGTATGGCAGTTAAAGAAAATGTACGGTAGGGAACATTGGGGCGTTATTAGAACAACCATATTAGTTGATCCAGATGGATTCGTAAGAAAAATATGGGAGAATGTAAAAGTTAAAGATCATGCTTCGAATGTCTTGCATAGTTTAATAGAATTAATACGTTCAAATAAATAA
- a CDS encoding class II aldolase/adducin family protein, with product MLERIYNMNEKQRLINICLSMEKNGLVKGTWGNASIKDGDKIFITPSGYPYDKMNEDDVMVIDIDGNILEGFRKPSSEYQLHLEIYKNRKDVNAIIHSHPIYSSVVSLVKEYIPPLIEDGVMICGERINVAKYGEPGTKDLALKAVEALEMNYAVILKNHGLVTIGENEIEALTTSIIAEKTAQIYIEALKIGEISELSPQDAKKLREKYLSSYRQKG from the coding sequence TTGTTAGAAAGAATATATAATATGAATGAAAAACAGCGACTAATTAATATTTGTCTTTCAATGGAAAAAAATGGTCTTGTCAAAGGTACCTGGGGAAATGCTTCAATAAAAGATGGAGATAAAATATTCATCACACCTTCAGGATATCCTTATGATAAAATGAACGAAGATGATGTCATGGTTATTGACATTGATGGAAATATTTTAGAAGGATTTAGAAAGCCTTCTTCAGAATATCAACTCCATTTAGAAATATATAAAAACAGAAAAGACGTTAATGCCATAATACATTCTCACCCAATATATTCTTCGGTAGTTTCTCTTGTAAAAGAATACATCCCTCCCTTGATAGAAGATGGGGTAATGATATGTGGAGAAAGAATTAATGTTGCAAAGTATGGCGAACCTGGAACAAAAGATTTGGCGCTTAAAGCAGTTGAAGCGCTAGAGATGAATTATGCAGTTATATTAAAAAACCATGGACTAGTCACAATAGGAGAAAATGAAATTGAGGCTTTAACTACTTCAATCATTGCAGAAAAGACTGCCCAAATTTATATAGAAGCATTGAAAATAGGAGAAATTTCAGAGCTGTCACCACAAGATGCCAAAAAATTAAGAGAAAAATATCTTTCTTCATACAGGCAAAAAGGATAA
- a CDS encoding type 1 glutamine amidotransferase family protein gives MLYPKNKRDISQELFKNPTSEYRGAPFWAWNSSLNKEDLLEQIDNFKIMGIGGFHIHSRTGLAVDYLSDEFMSLVKLCNEKAKEEDMLCWLYDEDRWPSGFAGGYVTKDDQYRQRFLVFTPIYYNDSEIVVEHLRANKRVEQGKKRKLLARYEIVLENGYLTRYKRLKDNEKSKDNSKIWYAYLEIAADDPWFNNQAYVDTLNKRAIETFVEITHEKYFQELGEDFGKSIPAIFTDEPQFTRKSYLQFSEDESEIILPFTDDFEESYFNSYNQSILDHLPELIWELPNDQISLVRYRYHDHLTERFTQAFADTIGDWCENHGILLTGHLMEEPTLESQTACVGEAMRSYRSFQLPGIDMLCDRREFTTAKQAQSAAHQYAREGVLSELYGVTNWDFDFRGYKLAGDWQAALGVTVRVHHLTWVSMQGEAKRDYPPSIGYQIPWYKEYSLIEDHFARLNTVLTRGTPEVKVGVIHPIESYWLYWGPQDKTAIKREELEDNFKNITEWLLFGLIDFDYIAESLLPSLSKIQENKTFQVGAMNYDVIIVPGCETLRSTTLDRLEAFQKTGGKIIFLGELPRFVDAVESNKAKKLAEKSTVIPFSKGKLMQELNQYRDIEIIKQDGSPSDNLFYQMRKDANNKWLFISHVYKMKNPDIAEKERIKIIIKGECNPVIYDTINGSIKETEAKIINGETIVDYEFYPHDSLLLKLESSNFTESEKKKENLSIVEKETKEIRLEDPVNYSLSEPNVLLLDMAEYSFDGRGWQQVDEILRIDNKFRELLNYPLRMNKLAQPWTIKKEEPFEHVLKLKFSIESDIELKNPCLALENVENTKIFVNKKHVEPEVVGWFVDKSIKKVKIPNLRLGISEIILEIPFNSKTNVEWCYLLGDFGVKVSGKHKKIVEPQKALTFGNWVNQGLPFYAGNVTYHCTIECNEGNLTIEVPQFRNPLLSISVDGQEKGKIAFAPYTLELGKVNKGKHDIDITAYGNRINAFGTVHNCDDTYFWFGPDAWRTTGSRWSYEYRLKPMGILVSPKIYLKQ, from the coding sequence ATGTTATATCCAAAAAATAAACGAGATATATCGCAAGAATTATTTAAAAATCCAACAAGTGAATACAGAGGTGCACCATTTTGGGCTTGGAACTCAAGTTTAAATAAAGAAGATTTGCTTGAGCAAATAGATAACTTTAAAATCATGGGAATAGGTGGATTTCATATTCATTCACGAACAGGTTTAGCAGTTGATTATTTAAGTGATGAGTTTATGAGTTTAGTTAAGTTATGTAATGAAAAAGCAAAAGAAGAAGATATGCTATGCTGGTTGTATGATGAAGACAGATGGCCTTCTGGTTTTGCAGGCGGATATGTAACAAAAGATGATCAATATAGACAACGCTTTCTTGTTTTCACCCCCATTTATTATAACGATTCCGAAATAGTTGTAGAACATTTACGAGCAAACAAAAGAGTAGAACAAGGCAAAAAAAGAAAGTTACTAGCTAGATATGAAATTGTTTTGGAAAATGGTTACCTAACCCGTTACAAAAGGTTAAAAGACAATGAAAAATCAAAAGACAATTCCAAAATATGGTATGCATACCTTGAAATAGCTGCAGATGATCCTTGGTTTAATAATCAAGCTTACGTAGATACTCTTAATAAAAGAGCGATAGAAACGTTTGTGGAAATAACTCACGAAAAATATTTTCAAGAATTAGGAGAAGATTTTGGTAAATCTATTCCTGCGATTTTTACAGATGAGCCGCAATTTACACGCAAAAGTTATCTACAATTTTCAGAAGATGAAAGTGAGATAATTCTTCCTTTCACAGATGATTTTGAAGAAAGTTATTTTAACTCCTACAATCAAAGTATATTAGATCATTTGCCAGAATTGATCTGGGAGTTACCAAACGACCAAATCTCTTTAGTGAGGTATAGATATCACGACCATTTAACCGAAAGATTTACCCAAGCTTTTGCTGATACTATAGGAGATTGGTGTGAGAATCACGGGATCTTGCTAACAGGTCATTTAATGGAAGAACCAACGTTAGAGTCCCAAACTGCGTGTGTTGGTGAAGCAATGAGATCGTATCGATCTTTTCAACTTCCAGGAATTGATATGCTTTGTGATAGGAGAGAATTTACAACAGCAAAACAAGCTCAAAGCGCTGCGCATCAATACGCAAGAGAAGGCGTTCTAAGCGAATTATATGGTGTTACAAATTGGGATTTCGATTTTAGAGGGTACAAACTAGCTGGAGATTGGCAAGCTGCTTTAGGAGTTACGGTTAGAGTACACCATCTTACCTGGGTATCAATGCAAGGGGAAGCAAAAAGGGATTATCCTCCAAGCATCGGATATCAAATTCCTTGGTACAAAGAATATTCATTGATTGAAGACCATTTTGCGCGATTGAACACTGTTTTAACTCGGGGGACACCAGAAGTAAAGGTAGGAGTTATACACCCTATTGAATCTTACTGGCTATATTGGGGACCTCAAGATAAGACTGCTATTAAAAGAGAGGAATTAGAAGATAACTTTAAAAATATTACCGAATGGTTATTATTTGGATTGATTGATTTTGATTATATAGCAGAATCATTATTACCTTCTCTCTCGAAAATTCAAGAAAACAAGACCTTCCAAGTTGGAGCGATGAACTACGATGTAATAATAGTCCCTGGATGTGAAACATTAAGATCTACTACATTAGATAGATTAGAAGCCTTTCAAAAGACAGGGGGAAAGATTATATTTTTAGGTGAACTACCTCGATTTGTTGATGCAGTTGAATCAAATAAAGCAAAAAAACTTGCAGAAAAGTCGACAGTTATTCCGTTTTCAAAAGGTAAATTAATGCAAGAATTAAATCAATACAGAGACATAGAAATAATCAAACAAGATGGATCACCATCTGATAATCTATTTTATCAAATGAGAAAAGACGCGAACAATAAATGGTTGTTCATTTCTCATGTGTATAAAATGAAAAATCCAGACATAGCAGAAAAAGAAAGGATAAAAATTATTATAAAAGGGGAATGCAACCCAGTAATATACGACACAATTAATGGAAGTATTAAAGAAACTGAAGCAAAAATAATAAACGGTGAAACTATTGTTGATTATGAATTTTATCCCCATGATAGTTTGCTATTAAAACTTGAATCAAGTAATTTTACAGAAAGTGAAAAGAAGAAAGAAAACCTATCGATTGTAGAGAAAGAAACAAAAGAAATAAGATTAGAAGATCCAGTAAATTATTCTCTTTCAGAACCAAATGTTCTATTACTTGATATGGCAGAATATTCATTTGATGGTAGAGGCTGGCAACAGGTAGACGAAATACTTCGAATAGATAATAAGTTTAGAGAACTCTTAAATTACCCATTACGTATGAACAAATTAGCTCAACCTTGGACAATTAAAAAAGAGGAACCTTTTGAACATGTATTGAAGCTTAAGTTTAGTATAGAATCGGATATAGAATTGAAAAATCCGTGTTTAGCCTTAGAAAACGTTGAAAACACAAAAATATTTGTGAATAAGAAACATGTAGAACCAGAAGTTGTAGGTTGGTTTGTAGATAAAAGTATTAAGAAAGTCAAGATCCCAAACCTTCGCCTAGGAATTTCAGAGATAATTTTAGAAATTCCGTTTAATTCAAAAACTAACGTAGAATGGTGCTACCTTCTTGGAGATTTTGGTGTAAAGGTTAGCGGTAAACACAAAAAGATTGTTGAACCCCAAAAAGCACTCACTTTCGGAAATTGGGTTAACCAAGGTCTTCCTTTTTATGCAGGCAATGTTACTTATCATTGCACAATTGAATGCAATGAAGGAAACCTAACTATTGAAGTTCCTCAATTCAGAAACCCATTATTATCTATCAGTGTAGATGGTCAAGAAAAAGGAAAGATAGCATTTGCTCCATACACATTAGAATTAGGTAAAGTAAATAAAGGAAAACATGATATCGACATAACAGCATATGGCAACAGAATAAACGCCTTTGGAACTGTTCATAATTGTGACGATACATACTTTTGGTTTGGACCAGATGCTTGGAGAACCACAGGAAGCCGATGGTCGTACGAATATAGACTTAAACCAATGGGTATTCTTGTTTCTCCTAAAATTTATCTGAAACAATAA
- the aglA gene encoding alpha-glucosidase AglA, with protein MPGVKISIIGAGSASFSLRLVGDLCKTKGLSGSLVSLMDIDKNRLNAVHTLAKKYAEELGSDLRFETTMNLEDSIKDASFVVNTALVGGHSYFEKVRQISEKYGYYRGIDAQEFNMVSDYYTISNFNQIKFMFDVAKLIEKLSPKAWLLQAANPVFELTTLISRVVPINMVGICHGHHGVDYIIEKMGLEKQKVDWQVAGVNHGIWLTRFKYEGKDAHHLIDELLEKELKNFKPTNPFDDQISLVAKDMYEFYGRMPIGDTVRNGSWKYHYNLETKKKWFGEPWGGVDSELGWKWYQERQAERAIITQQVAKYFKENPKAKLLSKETQQAIISTAKDDLKKEYTKEVYELLDPEKKSGEQHILLANALLNDEKVDLVLNILNKGTIPGIADDVAVEIPVYADKNGIHPYKIDPDIPERIKKMYLMPRILRMEWALEAFLTGDRRVLEEFLIRDPRTRSYEQVVKVIDEILALPENEEMRKHYSKK; from the coding sequence ATGCCAGGAGTAAAAATAAGTATTATAGGAGCAGGAAGTGCATCCTTTTCACTAAGATTAGTAGGAGACTTATGCAAAACAAAAGGATTATCAGGAAGCCTTGTGTCGCTTATGGATATTGATAAAAATAGGTTAAACGCTGTTCATACATTAGCTAAAAAATATGCTGAAGAATTAGGTTCTGATCTTAGATTCGAAACTACTATGAACTTAGAAGATTCCATTAAAGATGCGAGCTTTGTTGTAAACACAGCCTTAGTTGGTGGTCATAGTTATTTTGAGAAGGTTAGACAAATTTCTGAAAAGTATGGTTATTATAGGGGGATTGATGCACAAGAGTTCAACATGGTATCTGACTATTACACAATTTCAAATTTCAATCAAATAAAATTTATGTTTGATGTTGCAAAACTTATCGAAAAACTATCTCCCAAAGCTTGGTTACTTCAAGCTGCAAACCCTGTTTTTGAATTAACAACCTTAATTTCAAGAGTTGTTCCAATTAATATGGTTGGTATATGCCATGGTCATCATGGTGTAGATTATATAATTGAGAAAATGGGATTAGAAAAGCAAAAGGTTGATTGGCAAGTTGCTGGAGTCAACCATGGGATTTGGTTGACAAGATTTAAATATGAAGGAAAAGATGCTCATCACCTCATAGATGAATTACTTGAAAAAGAACTCAAAAACTTTAAACCAACCAATCCTTTCGATGATCAAATATCGCTTGTTGCAAAAGACATGTATGAATTTTATGGAAGGATGCCTATAGGAGATACTGTGAGAAATGGAAGTTGGAAATATCATTATAATCTTGAAACAAAGAAAAAATGGTTTGGTGAACCATGGGGTGGTGTTGACTCAGAATTAGGCTGGAAATGGTATCAAGAAAGGCAAGCAGAAAGAGCGATAATAACCCAACAAGTTGCAAAATATTTTAAAGAAAATCCAAAAGCAAAATTACTCTCTAAAGAAACACAACAAGCGATAATATCTACTGCAAAAGATGATTTGAAAAAAGAGTATACCAAGGAAGTCTATGAACTGTTAGATCCTGAAAAGAAAAGCGGAGAACAACATATTTTACTAGCAAACGCCTTATTGAACGATGAAAAAGTTGACTTAGTATTAAATATTCTCAACAAAGGAACCATCCCAGGAATTGCAGATGATGTGGCAGTAGAGATACCAGTATATGCAGACAAAAATGGAATCCATCCATATAAAATCGATCCCGATATACCAGAAAGAATCAAAAAGATGTACTTAATGCCAAGAATATTAAGAATGGAATGGGCACTAGAAGCCTTTTTAACAGGGGATAGAAGAGTTTTAGAGGAATTTTTGATAAGAGATCCTAGAACCAGATCTTATGAACAAGTAGTGAAAGTTATAGATGAAATATTAGCTTTACCAGAAAATGAAGAAATGAGAAAACACTACAGTAAAAAGTAA